The Vicia villosa cultivar HV-30 ecotype Madison, WI linkage group LG1, Vvil1.0, whole genome shotgun sequence genome includes a region encoding these proteins:
- the LOC131659856 gene encoding uncharacterized protein LOC131659856, producing the protein MVTVGLVRPLCGTLYQQHLDQRKKIVLPVASRGITSLLLPGGRITHSRFNIPVPALETSVCNINKKDDLSKLLKMTDLIIWDEAPMPNRFCFESLEKSLKDIMSGTAYTSDKIFGGKVVVFGGDFRQILPVILRGTRSDIIHATINSS; encoded by the coding sequence ATGGTTACGGTGGGATTGGTAAGACCTTTATGTGGAACACTTTATCAGCAGCACTTAgatcaaagaaaaaaaattgtgctGCCTGTTGCCTCTAGGGGGATTACAAGTTTGTTGTTACCAGGTGGACGAATAACTCATTCTAGATTTAATATTCCTGTTCCAGCTTTAGAAACTTCGGTTTGCAACATTAACAAAAAAGATGATCTTTCCAAGCTTCTAAAGATGACAGATCTAATCATATGGGATGAGGCTCCTATGCCTAACAGGTTTTGCTTTGAGTCTCTCGAGAAATCCTTAAAAGATATTATGAGTGGAACTGCATATACATCTGATAAAATTTTTGGAGGTAAGGTTGTTGTCTTTGGTGGTGACTTCAGACAAATTCTCCCTGTTATACTAAGAGGTACTAGATCTGATATTATCCATGCAACAATCAATTCTTCTTAA